From the genome of Aquila chrysaetos chrysaetos chromosome 12, bAquChr1.4, whole genome shotgun sequence, one region includes:
- the SLC1A6 gene encoding excitatory amino acid transporter 4 isoform X4 gives MTNPELSHIKIEISFSLHKNTFSSACGWGDIRRKEQRHQSSSVLTMSEQSHVNSLFLNEDAAKRLNAESRVQRLRQAVQKRAARAKKRMHSITADSAKSFFRRNAFVLFTIAAVLLGIILAFSLRPYQLTYRQIKYFSFPGELLMRMLQMLVLPLIVSSLITGMASLDGRASGKMGMRAVVYYMVTTIIAVFIGILMVIIIHPGKGSKDKLHREGRIEQVQTTDAFMDLVRNMFPPNLVEACFKQYKTQYSTRVFTRTVLHSTNVTAGVTTTQIPVPENFTSILENVTHALGTISEVLTFEEVIPIPGSANGVNALGLVVFSMCFGLVIGSMKQKGRALREFFNCLNEAIMRLVAIIIWYAPVGIMFLIAGKILEMDDLAVMGGQLGMYTLTVIVGLLIHALCILPLLYFIVTHRNPWVFIAGLLQALITALGTSSSSATLPITFRCLEENNGVDRRITRFVLPVGATINMDGTALYEALAAIFIAQVNNYELDFGQIITISITATAASIGAAGIPQAGLVTMVIVLTSVGLPTEDITLIIAVDWFLDRLRTTTNVLGDSLGAGIVEHLSRRELDAQDCELDYLSNFSRKH, from the exons ATGACTAATCCTGAACTTTCCCATATCAAaatagaaatttcattttctttgcacaaGAACACATTTTCCAGTGCATGTGGATGGGGAGACATCCGGAGAAAAGAGCAG AGACACCAGAGCAGTT CCGTGCTGACCATGAGCGAGCAGAGCCATGTCAACAGCCTGTTCCTCAACGAGGACGCAGCCAAGCGGCTCAATGCCGAGAGCCGGGTGCAGCGCTTACGGCAGGCGGTGCAGAAGCGGGCAGCACGGGCCAAGAAGCGGATGCACAGCATCACTGCCGACAGCGCTAAAAGCTTCTTCAGGAGAAATGCCTTCGTCCTCTTCACCATTGCTGCAGTCTTACTAG GGATCATCCTGGCATTTTCCCTTCGGCCCTACCAGCTGACCTATCGCCAGATCAAGTATTTCTCCTTCCCCGGCGAGCTGCTGATGCGTATGCTCCAGATGTTGGTTCTTCCTCTCATTGTCTCTAGCTTGATTACAG GAATGGCCTCGCTGGATGGCAGAGCCTCAGGGAAGATGGGGATGCGGGCTGTCGTCTACTACATGGTGACCACAATCATAGCAGTCTTCATTGGCATCCTCATGGTGATCATCATCCACCCAGGAAAAGGATCTAAGGACAAGCTTCACCGAGAAGGCAGAATTGAGCAGGTGCAGACCACAGATGCCTTCATGGACTTGGTGAG GAATATGTTCCCACCCAACCTGGTAGAAGCCTGCTTCAAACAG TACAAGACGCAGTACAGCACCAGGGTCTTCACCAGAACCGTCCTCCACAGCACCAATGTCACAGCAGGTGTGACAACCACTCAGATCCCTGTGCCTGAGAACTTCACCAGCATCCTGGAGAACGTCACTCATGCCCTGGGGACCATCTCCGAGGTGCTGACCTTTGAAGAAGTCATTCCCATCCCGGGCTCAGCCAATGGGGTGAACGCGCTGGGGCTGGTAGTGTTCTCCATGTGCTTCGGTTTGGTGATCGGCAGCATGAAGCAGAAGGGACGGGCCCTGCGGGAGTTCTTTAACTGCCTCAACGAAGCCATCATGAGGCTGGTGGCCATTATCATCTG GTACGCTCCAGTTGGAATCATGTTTTTAATTGCCGGCAAAATCCTGGAGATGGATGACCTAGCAGTGATGGGAGGTCAGCTGGGGATGTACACGCTCACTGTCATCGTTGGACTCCTCATTCATGCCCTCTGCATCCTGCCACTGCTTTACTTCATCGTCACTCACAGAAACCCCTGGGTATTCATTGCAGGGCTTCTGCAGGCCCTCAtcacagccctgggcacctcCTCAAG CTCAGCAACTCTACCCATCACCTTCAGGtgcctggaagaaaataatggtgTGGACAGGCGCATCACGAGGTTTGTTCTGCCTGTGGGAGCTACAATTAACATGGATGGCACTGCTCTGTACGAGGCCCTTGCAGCCATCTTTATTGCACAAGTCAACAACTATGAACTTGACTTCGGGCAGATCATCACAATAAG CATCACTGCCACAGCAGCCAGCATTGGAGCCGCAGGTATTCCCCAGGCAGGACTGGTGACAATGGTTATAGTGTTGACATCAGTGGGGCTGCCTACTGAAGACATTACGCTGATCATCGCTGTGGACTGGTTTCT GGACCGCCTTAGAACGACCACCAATGTTCTGGGGGATTCTCTGGGGGCTGGCATTGTGGAGCATCTCTCCCGGCGTGAGCTGGATGCGCAGGACTGCGAACTTG actatttGTCCAACTTTTCAAGAAAGCATTGA
- the SLC1A6 gene encoding excitatory amino acid transporter 4 isoform X2: MSEQSHVNSLFLNEDAAKRLNAESRVQRLRQAVQKRAARAKKRMHSITADSAKSFFRRNAFVLFTIAAVLLGIILAFSLRPYQLTYRQIKYFSFPGELLMRMLQMLVLPLIVSSLITGMASLDGRASGKMGMRAVVYYMVTTIIAVFIGILMVIIIHPGKGSKDKLHREGRIEQVQTTDAFMDLVRNMFPPNLVEACFKQYKTQYSTRVFTRTVLHSTNVTAGVTTTQIPVPENFTSILENVTHALGTISEVLTFEEVIPIPGSANGVNALGLVVFSMCFGLVIGSMKQKGRALREFFNCLNEAIMRLVAIIIWYAPVGIMFLIAGKILEMDDLAVMGGQLGMYTLTVIVGLLIHALCILPLLYFIVTHRNPWVFIAGLLQALITALGTSSSSATLPITFRCLEENNGVDRRITRFVLPVGATINMDGTALYEALAAIFIAQVNNYELDFGQIITISITATAASIGAAGIPQAGLVTMVIVLTSVGLPTEDITLIIAVDWFLDRLRTTTNVLGDSLGAGIVEHLSRRELDAQDCELD, encoded by the exons ATGAGCGAGCAGAGCCATGTCAACAGCCTGTTCCTCAACGAGGACGCAGCCAAGCGGCTCAATGCCGAGAGCCGGGTGCAGCGCTTACGGCAGGCGGTGCAGAAGCGGGCAGCACGGGCCAAGAAGCGGATGCACAGCATCACTGCCGACAGCGCTAAAAGCTTCTTCAGGAGAAATGCCTTCGTCCTCTTCACCATTGCTGCAGTCTTACTAG GGATCATCCTGGCATTTTCCCTTCGGCCCTACCAGCTGACCTATCGCCAGATCAAGTATTTCTCCTTCCCCGGCGAGCTGCTGATGCGTATGCTCCAGATGTTGGTTCTTCCTCTCATTGTCTCTAGCTTGATTACAG GAATGGCCTCGCTGGATGGCAGAGCCTCAGGGAAGATGGGGATGCGGGCTGTCGTCTACTACATGGTGACCACAATCATAGCAGTCTTCATTGGCATCCTCATGGTGATCATCATCCACCCAGGAAAAGGATCTAAGGACAAGCTTCACCGAGAAGGCAGAATTGAGCAGGTGCAGACCACAGATGCCTTCATGGACTTGGTGAG GAATATGTTCCCACCCAACCTGGTAGAAGCCTGCTTCAAACAG TACAAGACGCAGTACAGCACCAGGGTCTTCACCAGAACCGTCCTCCACAGCACCAATGTCACAGCAGGTGTGACAACCACTCAGATCCCTGTGCCTGAGAACTTCACCAGCATCCTGGAGAACGTCACTCATGCCCTGGGGACCATCTCCGAGGTGCTGACCTTTGAAGAAGTCATTCCCATCCCGGGCTCAGCCAATGGGGTGAACGCGCTGGGGCTGGTAGTGTTCTCCATGTGCTTCGGTTTGGTGATCGGCAGCATGAAGCAGAAGGGACGGGCCCTGCGGGAGTTCTTTAACTGCCTCAACGAAGCCATCATGAGGCTGGTGGCCATTATCATCTG GTACGCTCCAGTTGGAATCATGTTTTTAATTGCCGGCAAAATCCTGGAGATGGATGACCTAGCAGTGATGGGAGGTCAGCTGGGGATGTACACGCTCACTGTCATCGTTGGACTCCTCATTCATGCCCTCTGCATCCTGCCACTGCTTTACTTCATCGTCACTCACAGAAACCCCTGGGTATTCATTGCAGGGCTTCTGCAGGCCCTCAtcacagccctgggcacctcCTCAAG CTCAGCAACTCTACCCATCACCTTCAGGtgcctggaagaaaataatggtgTGGACAGGCGCATCACGAGGTTTGTTCTGCCTGTGGGAGCTACAATTAACATGGATGGCACTGCTCTGTACGAGGCCCTTGCAGCCATCTTTATTGCACAAGTCAACAACTATGAACTTGACTTCGGGCAGATCATCACAATAAG CATCACTGCCACAGCAGCCAGCATTGGAGCCGCAGGTATTCCCCAGGCAGGACTGGTGACAATGGTTATAGTGTTGACATCAGTGGGGCTGCCTACTGAAGACATTACGCTGATCATCGCTGTGGACTGGTTTCT GGACCGCCTTAGAACGACCACCAATGTTCTGGGGGATTCTCTGGGGGCTGGCATTGTGGAGCATCTCTCCCGGCGTGAGCTGGATGCGCAGGACTGCGAACTTG ACTAA
- the SLC1A6 gene encoding excitatory amino acid transporter 4 isoform X1: MSEQSHVNSLFLNEDAAKRLNAESRVQRLRQAVQKRAARAKKRMHSITADSAKSFFRRNAFVLFTIAAVLLGIILAFSLRPYQLTYRQIKYFSFPGELLMRMLQMLVLPLIVSSLITGMASLDGRASGKMGMRAVVYYMVTTIIAVFIGILMVIIIHPGKGSKDKLHREGRIEQVQTTDAFMDLVRNMFPPNLVEACFKQYKTQYSTRVFTRTVLHSTNVTAGVTTTQIPVPENFTSILENVTHALGTISEVLTFEEVIPIPGSANGVNALGLVVFSMCFGLVIGSMKQKGRALREFFNCLNEAIMRLVAIIIWYAPVGIMFLIAGKILEMDDLAVMGGQLGMYTLTVIVGLLIHALCILPLLYFIVTHRNPWVFIAGLLQALITALGTSSSSATLPITFRCLEENNGVDRRITRFVLPVGATINMDGTALYEALAAIFIAQVNNYELDFGQIITISITATAASIGAAGIPQAGLVTMVIVLTSVGLPTEDITLIIAVDWFLDRLRTTTNVLGDSLGAGIVEHLSRRELDAQDCELDYLSNFSRKH, translated from the exons ATGAGCGAGCAGAGCCATGTCAACAGCCTGTTCCTCAACGAGGACGCAGCCAAGCGGCTCAATGCCGAGAGCCGGGTGCAGCGCTTACGGCAGGCGGTGCAGAAGCGGGCAGCACGGGCCAAGAAGCGGATGCACAGCATCACTGCCGACAGCGCTAAAAGCTTCTTCAGGAGAAATGCCTTCGTCCTCTTCACCATTGCTGCAGTCTTACTAG GGATCATCCTGGCATTTTCCCTTCGGCCCTACCAGCTGACCTATCGCCAGATCAAGTATTTCTCCTTCCCCGGCGAGCTGCTGATGCGTATGCTCCAGATGTTGGTTCTTCCTCTCATTGTCTCTAGCTTGATTACAG GAATGGCCTCGCTGGATGGCAGAGCCTCAGGGAAGATGGGGATGCGGGCTGTCGTCTACTACATGGTGACCACAATCATAGCAGTCTTCATTGGCATCCTCATGGTGATCATCATCCACCCAGGAAAAGGATCTAAGGACAAGCTTCACCGAGAAGGCAGAATTGAGCAGGTGCAGACCACAGATGCCTTCATGGACTTGGTGAG GAATATGTTCCCACCCAACCTGGTAGAAGCCTGCTTCAAACAG TACAAGACGCAGTACAGCACCAGGGTCTTCACCAGAACCGTCCTCCACAGCACCAATGTCACAGCAGGTGTGACAACCACTCAGATCCCTGTGCCTGAGAACTTCACCAGCATCCTGGAGAACGTCACTCATGCCCTGGGGACCATCTCCGAGGTGCTGACCTTTGAAGAAGTCATTCCCATCCCGGGCTCAGCCAATGGGGTGAACGCGCTGGGGCTGGTAGTGTTCTCCATGTGCTTCGGTTTGGTGATCGGCAGCATGAAGCAGAAGGGACGGGCCCTGCGGGAGTTCTTTAACTGCCTCAACGAAGCCATCATGAGGCTGGTGGCCATTATCATCTG GTACGCTCCAGTTGGAATCATGTTTTTAATTGCCGGCAAAATCCTGGAGATGGATGACCTAGCAGTGATGGGAGGTCAGCTGGGGATGTACACGCTCACTGTCATCGTTGGACTCCTCATTCATGCCCTCTGCATCCTGCCACTGCTTTACTTCATCGTCACTCACAGAAACCCCTGGGTATTCATTGCAGGGCTTCTGCAGGCCCTCAtcacagccctgggcacctcCTCAAG CTCAGCAACTCTACCCATCACCTTCAGGtgcctggaagaaaataatggtgTGGACAGGCGCATCACGAGGTTTGTTCTGCCTGTGGGAGCTACAATTAACATGGATGGCACTGCTCTGTACGAGGCCCTTGCAGCCATCTTTATTGCACAAGTCAACAACTATGAACTTGACTTCGGGCAGATCATCACAATAAG CATCACTGCCACAGCAGCCAGCATTGGAGCCGCAGGTATTCCCCAGGCAGGACTGGTGACAATGGTTATAGTGTTGACATCAGTGGGGCTGCCTACTGAAGACATTACGCTGATCATCGCTGTGGACTGGTTTCT GGACCGCCTTAGAACGACCACCAATGTTCTGGGGGATTCTCTGGGGGCTGGCATTGTGGAGCATCTCTCCCGGCGTGAGCTGGATGCGCAGGACTGCGAACTTG actatttGTCCAACTTTTCAAGAAAGCATTGA
- the SLC1A6 gene encoding excitatory amino acid transporter 4 isoform X3, with amino-acid sequence MSEQSHVNSLFLNEDAAKRLNAESRVQRLRQAVQKRAARAKKRMHSITADSAKSFFRRNAFVLFTIAAVLLGIILAFSLRPYQLTYRQIKYFSFPGELLMRMLQMLVLPLIVSSLITGMASLDGRASGKMGMRAVVYYMVTTIIAVFIGILMVIIIHPGKGSKDKLHREGRIEQVQTTDAFMDLVRNMFPPNLVEACFKQYKTQYSTRVFTRTVLHSTNVTAGVTTTQIPVPENFTSILENVTHALGTISEVLTFEEVIPIPGSANGVNALGLVVFSMCFGLVIGSMKQKGRALREFFNCLNEAIMRLVAIIIW; translated from the exons ATGAGCGAGCAGAGCCATGTCAACAGCCTGTTCCTCAACGAGGACGCAGCCAAGCGGCTCAATGCCGAGAGCCGGGTGCAGCGCTTACGGCAGGCGGTGCAGAAGCGGGCAGCACGGGCCAAGAAGCGGATGCACAGCATCACTGCCGACAGCGCTAAAAGCTTCTTCAGGAGAAATGCCTTCGTCCTCTTCACCATTGCTGCAGTCTTACTAG GGATCATCCTGGCATTTTCCCTTCGGCCCTACCAGCTGACCTATCGCCAGATCAAGTATTTCTCCTTCCCCGGCGAGCTGCTGATGCGTATGCTCCAGATGTTGGTTCTTCCTCTCATTGTCTCTAGCTTGATTACAG GAATGGCCTCGCTGGATGGCAGAGCCTCAGGGAAGATGGGGATGCGGGCTGTCGTCTACTACATGGTGACCACAATCATAGCAGTCTTCATTGGCATCCTCATGGTGATCATCATCCACCCAGGAAAAGGATCTAAGGACAAGCTTCACCGAGAAGGCAGAATTGAGCAGGTGCAGACCACAGATGCCTTCATGGACTTGGTGAG GAATATGTTCCCACCCAACCTGGTAGAAGCCTGCTTCAAACAG TACAAGACGCAGTACAGCACCAGGGTCTTCACCAGAACCGTCCTCCACAGCACCAATGTCACAGCAGGTGTGACAACCACTCAGATCCCTGTGCCTGAGAACTTCACCAGCATCCTGGAGAACGTCACTCATGCCCTGGGGACCATCTCCGAGGTGCTGACCTTTGAAGAAGTCATTCCCATCCCGGGCTCAGCCAATGGGGTGAACGCGCTGGGGCTGGTAGTGTTCTCCATGTGCTTCGGTTTGGTGATCGGCAGCATGAAGCAGAAGGGACGGGCCCTGCGGGAGTTCTTTAACTGCCTCAACGAAGCCATCATGAGGCTGGTGGCCATTATCATCTGGTGA